The Oscillatoria sp. FACHB-1407 genome includes a region encoding these proteins:
- a CDS encoding Uma2 family endonuclease, whose amino-acid sequence MSVTTESITADSTATQPVEVIADLPSHVVLPPCDLFSDEPPLETDLHLQQIILLLECLNWLWRNRTDFYASANSTIYFSEKQLKSRDFRGPDFFVVLGVERRPRKSWVVWAEDGKTPNVIVEVLSESTAEVDRGLKKQLYQDVLKVYDYFWFDPETLEFAGFHLVNGHYEPLEPSSDGYLWSEQLELFLGIYENQLRYFTPDGDLVPSPQEVAIAAQQEREQAEQRAERLAAKLRELNIDPDEL is encoded by the coding sequence ATGTCTGTCACTACTGAGTCTATTACTGCTGATTCAACTGCCACTCAACCCGTTGAGGTGATTGCTGATCTGCCCAGCCACGTTGTTTTGCCCCCCTGCGATTTATTTAGTGATGAACCGCCCTTGGAAACCGATCTGCATCTACAACAAATCATTCTGCTGTTGGAATGTTTGAACTGGCTCTGGCGCAATCGCACCGACTTTTATGCCAGTGCTAACTCCACTATTTATTTCAGCGAAAAACAGCTGAAGTCGCGTGACTTTCGCGGACCCGATTTCTTTGTGGTGTTGGGCGTTGAGCGCAGACCCCGCAAAAGCTGGGTGGTGTGGGCAGAAGATGGCAAAACGCCAAACGTTATTGTTGAGGTTTTATCTGAAAGTACGGCAGAGGTTGATCGCGGCTTAAAGAAACAGCTTTATCAAGATGTCCTCAAGGTCTACGATTACTTCTGGTTTGACCCAGAAACGCTGGAGTTTGCCGGATTTCACCTCGTCAATGGACACTACGAACCACTTGAACCCAGCAGTGACGGATATCTCTGGAGCGAACAGCTCGAACTGTTCTTGGGCATCTACGAAAACCAGTTGCGCTACTTCACCCCGGATGGCGACTTGGTGCCCTCTCCACAAGAAGTGGCGATCGCTGCCCAACAAGAACGAGAACAAGCCGAACAACGAGCTGAGCGTTTGGCAGCAAAACTGCGAGAACTCAATATTGACCCAGATGAGTTGTAA
- a CDS encoding tetratricopeptide repeat protein, translating into MATSLNNLALLYDSQGRYSEAEPFFVRCLQV; encoded by the coding sequence ATTGCCACCAGTCTCAACAATCTGGCATTACTCTACGACTCACAGGGACGCTACAGTGAGGCAGAACCCTTCTTTGTGCGATGTTTACAAGTTTGA
- a CDS encoding ABC transporter substrate-binding protein → MSNQPPNNPLQLILSILQGILELFISAIQSRDAAKLTLLVMAVLILCFNFDIGGLKQKVEQSPAKEVFWGGIAVLFVTSLLFELRKRSQQQVSIGRNRSRLNWMQSHWVRYCLFGLITATLTLLISEVFEPVFATQISEYICNPRTGQDCFSWGENILIDKDPAFTVEVGDPPTSWKKRCEGAWDWKINGVLSYKDSHSTSDINVNSREEQLDKAISNFTTFLLPENCPNDPETLIYLNNAKAEKEKDFLRVVVSVPISRKYEDEKGDGTSVSLEILRGVALAQDENNADNSSEIGSRKRKLVVGIVDDGPIGENKPSGESKIDYERRVAEEAAKFVVQNQDVLGVIGHFTSDTTQAASQIYGHHKLVSISPTSTAIRKTTNNVDGIDFLFGQSQQGTEGANYVFRTATDDSIAIQSLKAEILNRKQDFRKMAVIYESGSRYSESFRDAFTKDYTGNNVKGVMFTSADNQCNLAPTNVQQNSEDCSNLLKNEPGLKALLLVPPNASSGKLREILEIKDEQNKGSEQQFFLSLLGADSMYDKTFLTKATEGMVVAVPWHRPDTSTSLFEKKATDRFGYGEGDNRQPFEVNWRTAMAYDATKAISEGLARASISCRFSSLQFWDRQAKSKCLREKLRNALSDIQNFKADGVLGEGTVQFDEKGDRKKIDGLDIGVLVEVCKKDNGSGYAFKRVGCEST, encoded by the coding sequence ATGAGTAATCAGCCCCCAAATAATCCCTTGCAGTTGATACTTAGCATACTGCAAGGGATTCTCGAATTATTTATTTCAGCTATTCAATCAAGAGATGCTGCAAAATTAACCTTGCTAGTCATGGCTGTTTTGATATTGTGCTTCAACTTCGATATCGGAGGTCTGAAGCAGAAAGTTGAGCAATCGCCCGCAAAAGAAGTTTTTTGGGGTGGGATAGCGGTCCTCTTTGTTACTAGTCTTCTCTTTGAATTGAGGAAACGATCACAACAGCAAGTTAGCATTGGTCGAAATAGATCAAGGCTCAACTGGATGCAATCTCATTGGGTTCGCTACTGTTTGTTTGGTCTAATTACTGCTACTCTAACTCTTCTAATTTCGGAGGTATTTGAACCTGTTTTTGCTACTCAAATAAGCGAGTACATATGTAACCCTAGAACTGGTCAAGACTGCTTTAGCTGGGGGGAGAACATTCTTATAGATAAAGATCCTGCTTTTACAGTTGAAGTTGGAGACCCACCTACTTCTTGGAAAAAGAGATGTGAGGGTGCATGGGATTGGAAAATCAATGGTGTTTTGTCGTATAAAGATAGTCATTCAACTAGTGACATTAATGTCAATTCACGTGAAGAGCAACTTGATAAAGCTATTAGTAACTTTACAACTTTTTTGCTTCCGGAAAATTGTCCTAATGATCCTGAAACACTGATTTATTTGAATAATGCAAAAGCTGAAAAAGAGAAGGATTTTTTAAGGGTTGTTGTGAGCGTTCCTATAAGCAGAAAATATGAGGATGAGAAAGGAGATGGTACTTCTGTTTCCTTAGAAATTCTAAGAGGAGTTGCGTTAGCACAGGATGAAAACAATGCAGATAACAGTTCAGAAATTGGTTCAAGGAAGAGGAAGTTGGTAGTTGGCATTGTTGATGACGGACCTATTGGAGAGAATAAGCCATCAGGCGAATCAAAAATAGATTATGAGCGCAGAGTAGCTGAAGAAGCAGCTAAATTTGTAGTACAAAATCAGGATGTTTTAGGAGTCATTGGTCATTTTACAAGTGATACGACTCAAGCAGCTTCTCAAATTTATGGACATCACAAACTTGTTAGTATTTCTCCAACAAGTACTGCCATTAGGAAAACTACTAATAATGTTGATGGTATTGACTTTCTCTTCGGGCAAAGTCAACAAGGTACAGAAGGTGCAAACTACGTATTTCGTACGGCTACAGATGACTCAATCGCTATTCAAAGTTTGAAAGCTGAGATCTTAAACCGTAAACAAGACTTTCGTAAAATGGCCGTTATTTATGAAAGCGGCTCCAGATATAGTGAGTCTTTCAGGGATGCATTTACAAAGGATTACACAGGGAACAATGTTAAGGGAGTGATGTTTACCAGTGCAGACAATCAATGCAATCTTGCTCCAACAAATGTTCAACAAAATTCAGAAGATTGCTCAAACCTTCTGAAGAATGAGCCGGGCTTGAAGGCATTGCTGCTTGTACCTCCTAATGCAAGTTCAGGTAAACTACGTGAGATCTTGGAAATTAAGGATGAGCAAAACAAGGGGTCGGAACAGCAATTTTTTCTAAGCTTGCTTGGCGCAGATAGCATGTATGACAAAACATTCCTCACGAAGGCAACTGAAGGCATGGTGGTTGCAGTCCCTTGGCATCGCCCTGATACATCAACATCATTATTTGAGAAGAAGGCGACAGATCGATTTGGTTATGGAGAGGGTGATAACAGACAACCTTTCGAGGTCAATTGGCGAACAGCGATGGCTTATGATGCAACAAAAGCAATATCCGAGGGGCTAGCTAGAGCCTCAATATCTTGCAGATTTTCATCCCTACAATTTTGGGATCGTCAAGCTAAATCCAAATGTCTTCGAGAAAAGCTTCGCAATGCTTTATCAGACATTCAAAATTTTAAGGCAGATGGAGTGTTAGGAGAAGGCACCGTCCAATTTGATGAGAAAGGCGATCGCAAAAAAATTGATGGTTTAGATATTGGAGTTCTGGTAGAGGTTTGTAAGAAAGATAATGGTAGTGGGTATGCCTTTAAGCGAGTTGGGTGTGAATCTACCTAA
- the pbpC gene encoding penicillin-binding protein 1C: MNWNWGHRIWRKLNRWQRGGVRLLLVVLLLGLMVRSLPYLAPIPATDIAQDDQAVTFRDRHGALLGTLLTRDQEHTAVVPLEQVSPHFLHAIIAAEDKRFYQHGAVDLWAVGRAIAEAIQARHIVSGASTITMQLARMLEPTPVTLWGKAQEIWLAWRLAAGMSKDEILQAYVNRLPMGGNVYGVEAASRVYFGVPARDLTIAQASLLAGLPNDPNNLNPYTRLIPLQRRQGYVLARMVEDGYITQAQADRATTGGIAVRSREQGIVAAPHYLFWLADQLPPDHLPDIRTTIDLPLQQFVEAQVKQVIQSLATNNVHQAAAIVLDNHSGEVLAYVGSTDYFSDAQMGRNDGVQALRQPGSTLKPFLYELALEKRTIRPNTILADVPTYYAIPGAKLYSPTDYSETFQGPVRVRVALANSLNVPAVRVLEKVGVPSFLERLHELGFRHLTETPEHYGLGLTLGSGEVNLWELAQAYRMMACQGGRGTINRVCTKTGESLSRYTEHAEATWALITDMLSDRHARARSFGVDSVLSLPFPVAVKTGTSSDFRDTWTVGFTTDYTVATWVGNFDGSPMHQVSGVTGAAPLWSRILLHLHEQQEPSAFLPPSGLVQRPICAISGARPTPACPTVVQEYLYPEDLYAYEHEPDPFYGAVATGNSSSQLRLPPEYNEWLATQQQPTLNPDQLRILTPRNGDYFLAANASSESNSRLEFKVTGRQNQPVEWWLNGEKLATQSADSLFWALRPGDWRLQVKSGEMTDQVMFEVRVAEPSNNPQRGFSVVGQ; this comes from the coding sequence ATGAACTGGAACTGGGGACATCGAATCTGGCGTAAGCTCAACCGTTGGCAACGGGGAGGAGTGCGGCTTCTCCTGGTGGTTCTGCTGTTGGGGTTGATGGTGCGATCGCTCCCTTATTTGGCTCCCATTCCTGCAACCGATATCGCGCAGGATGACCAGGCAGTGACCTTTCGCGATCGCCACGGTGCGTTGTTGGGAACGTTGCTCACCCGTGACCAGGAGCATACTGCTGTTGTGCCTCTGGAGCAGGTTTCACCCCATTTTCTCCATGCCATCATTGCCGCTGAGGACAAGCGGTTTTATCAACATGGAGCAGTGGATCTGTGGGCTGTGGGACGGGCGATCGCAGAGGCAATTCAGGCGCGTCATATTGTTAGCGGTGCTTCGACCATCACCATGCAACTGGCACGAATGCTAGAACCCACTCCTGTAACGCTGTGGGGCAAAGCACAAGAAATTTGGCTGGCGTGGCGACTCGCGGCGGGTATGAGCAAGGATGAGATCTTGCAGGCGTATGTCAACCGTTTGCCCATGGGCGGCAATGTGTATGGTGTGGAAGCCGCGTCACGAGTGTATTTTGGCGTGCCTGCACGAGATTTGACGATCGCCCAGGCGAGTTTGCTAGCGGGTTTGCCCAATGATCCCAATAATCTCAATCCCTACACGCGGTTAATTCCTCTGCAACGCCGACAGGGATACGTGTTGGCGCGGATGGTGGAGGATGGTTACATCACCCAAGCTCAAGCCGATCGTGCCACAACTGGAGGAATCGCGGTGCGATCGCGAGAACAGGGCATTGTTGCGGCTCCCCACTATCTGTTTTGGTTAGCAGATCAGCTACCACCCGATCATCTACCCGACATTCGGACAACGATTGACTTGCCGCTGCAACAGTTTGTCGAAGCGCAAGTGAAGCAGGTGATTCAGTCGTTGGCAACGAACAACGTCCATCAGGCAGCAGCGATCGTGTTGGACAACCATTCTGGGGAGGTGCTGGCGTATGTCGGTTCTACCGATTATTTTTCGGATGCTCAGATGGGGCGCAATGATGGTGTGCAAGCCTTACGACAACCGGGTTCTACTTTGAAGCCATTTCTGTATGAACTGGCTCTCGAAAAGCGGACGATCCGCCCTAACACGATTCTGGCAGATGTGCCCACCTACTATGCCATTCCCGGTGCGAAGCTCTATAGCCCGACAGATTATAGTGAGACGTTTCAGGGACCCGTGCGGGTGCGAGTTGCCCTCGCCAATTCGTTGAATGTACCTGCGGTACGGGTTCTCGAAAAAGTAGGCGTACCTTCCTTTCTGGAACGGCTACATGAATTGGGGTTTCGCCACCTCACAGAAACTCCCGAACACTATGGTTTGGGACTGACGCTGGGAAGTGGCGAAGTCAATTTGTGGGAGTTGGCACAGGCGTATCGGATGATGGCATGTCAGGGTGGAAGAGGCACGATTAATCGCGTCTGTACTAAAACAGGAGAGAGCTTATCCCGCTACACAGAACACGCTGAGGCAACCTGGGCACTGATTACAGATATGCTGAGCGATCGCCATGCACGGGCGCGATCGTTTGGGGTGGATTCGGTGTTGAGTCTGCCGTTTCCGGTAGCGGTGAAAACGGGGACTTCCTCGGATTTTCGGGATACCTGGACGGTTGGGTTTACGACTGATTACACCGTCGCAACCTGGGTTGGCAATTTTGATGGTTCACCGATGCATCAAGTTTCGGGAGTGACGGGAGCCGCACCGCTATGGAGCCGCATTCTGTTGCATCTGCACGAACAGCAGGAACCGAGTGCATTCCTCCCTCCTAGCGGATTGGTGCAGCGTCCCATATGTGCGATATCGGGGGCACGTCCCACTCCTGCTTGCCCAACGGTGGTGCAAGAATATCTTTATCCGGAAGACCTCTACGCCTATGAGCATGAGCCTGACCCGTTTTATGGGGCTGTTGCTACAGGAAATAGTTCCTCTCAACTGCGGTTGCCCCCGGAATACAACGAGTGGTTGGCAACGCAACAACAACCCACGCTCAACCCTGACCAACTCCGTATTCTGACTCCTCGCAACGGCGATTATTTCTTAGCTGCCAATGCCTCATCGGAGAGTAATTCCCGTCTAGAGTTCAAAGTGACAGGACGACAAAACCAACCCGTGGAATGGTGGCTAAATGGAGAGAAACTTGCCACGCAATCAGCGGATTCCTTATTTTGGGCATTACGTCCTGGGGATTGGAGGTTGCAGGTTAAAAGCGGTGAAATGACAGATCAGGTGATGTTTGAGGTGCGAGTGGCTGAGCCGAGCAATAACCCACAACGAGGATTTTCGGTGGTAGGACAATAA
- a CDS encoding type II toxin-antitoxin system VapC family toxin translates to MAIYFLDSSALVKRYVGETGSSWVVGLFDAALGNEFFVAAITGVEIIAAVTRRVRNGSIAVTDAKLVCNQLRSDLQTDYQVIEITEQIINSGMALAEAQGLRGYDAIQLAAGCAVNKLCIDNGLSPIILVSADNELNSAAAHQGLLIENPNIYP, encoded by the coding sequence ATGGCAATCTACTTTCTAGATAGTAGTGCGCTTGTAAAGCGATATGTTGGTGAAACTGGTTCAAGTTGGGTTGTAGGGTTATTCGATGCTGCGTTAGGTAATGAATTTTTTGTTGCAGCAATTACAGGGGTTGAGATTATTGCAGCAGTCACGCGAAGGGTACGCAACGGTAGTATTGCTGTCACAGATGCAAAATTGGTTTGTAATCAGTTGAGGAGCGATTTGCAAACCGACTATCAAGTTATTGAAATCACAGAACAGATTATTAACTCTGGAATGGCACTGGCTGAGGCACAAGGGCTACGTGGTTATGATGCAATTCAGTTGGCGGCAGGATGTGCAGTTAATAAGCTCTGTATTGATAATGGTTTGTCGCCCATTATTCTTGTATCGGCAGACAACGAATTAAATTCAGCCGCTGCTCATCAGGGGCTATTGATTGAAAATCCCAATATCTACCCATAG
- a CDS encoding AbrB/MazE/SpoVT family DNA-binding domain-containing protein: MVASQRLWLVHELGDRQDRFQVLMLKLSFFVASLSSMEITRLSDEGQVTIPETLRTAHRWEAGQELVAIDVGDGILQKPKKPFAETTLAQVAGCLRYQGNPKSLDELDDAIRQGIMERANFIT, translated from the coding sequence ATGGTAGCTAGTCAGCGATTGTGGTTAGTGCATGAATTGGGCGATCGTCAAGATCGATTCCAAGTGCTAATGCTAAAATTAAGCTTTTTTGTTGCTTCCCTAAGTTCAATGGAAATAACCCGTTTATCAGATGAGGGACAAGTAACCATCCCAGAAACATTACGGACTGCTCATCGTTGGGAGGCAGGGCAAGAACTAGTCGCGATCGATGTTGGAGATGGTATTCTGCAAAAGCCTAAAAAGCCTTTTGCAGAGACAACCTTGGCACAAGTCGCAGGATGCTTGAGATATCAGGGAAACCCAAAGAGCTTAGATGAACTAGATGATGCGATTCGTCAAGGAATAATGGAGAGAGCTAATTTCATAACTTAA
- a CDS encoding HNH endonuclease codes for MGIKQKDLKLLWGKAANRCSICRTKLAYDSSSTSNTFPIGEQAHIVAEENSGPRGESILTSEQRNSYPNLILLCPTCHTKIDKAPSDYPIEELHRYKTEHELWVDECLTNYDSEDPSQLIYSHLIDEVVVLANLVEWNRWASNAVSSNSQWPRDISSRLFVLQQRMQLAIWPGTLLELELSMQVFVKFIAAAFNLFREHSERCGDYLTVDYFYRIRSYDPAKYHRLLNQFDAWEKAWNELVREATKAANWFADVVHQDINSTFFLTDGRFALVEGMFSDMSYRSILYEYDAETKPTSIEQVDEVIERMIEPYVKLKNLK; via the coding sequence ATGGGTATTAAGCAAAAGGATCTGAAATTACTTTGGGGGAAAGCAGCTAATCGTTGCTCTATCTGTCGAACTAAACTCGCTTATGATAGTTCTTCTACGTCAAATACTTTTCCGATTGGAGAGCAAGCGCACATAGTTGCCGAGGAGAATTCTGGTCCTCGAGGTGAAAGTATCTTAACTTCAGAGCAACGGAACTCCTACCCTAACCTCATTTTGTTATGCCCAACTTGCCACACCAAAATTGATAAAGCTCCAAGCGATTATCCTATCGAGGAGCTTCATCGATATAAAACAGAACATGAGTTATGGGTAGATGAATGCCTCACTAACTATGACTCGGAAGATCCGTCACAGCTTATTTACTCCCACCTGATTGACGAAGTAGTTGTTTTGGCTAACTTAGTTGAGTGGAATAGGTGGGCAAGTAATGCTGTTAGCTCCAACTCGCAGTGGCCCCGTGACATTAGTAGTCGCCTATTTGTTCTTCAGCAGCGTATGCAGTTAGCTATCTGGCCAGGTACTCTACTAGAGCTTGAACTATCAATGCAGGTGTTCGTCAAATTTATAGCAGCCGCTTTCAATCTGTTCCGTGAACACTCTGAGCGATGTGGTGACTACCTCACTGTTGATTATTTTTACCGAATTCGCTCTTATGACCCTGCCAAGTATCACAGATTGCTAAACCAATTTGATGCATGGGAAAAAGCTTGGAATGAGCTTGTTCGTGAGGCAACAAAAGCAGCTAACTGGTTTGCTGATGTTGTTCACCAAGATATAAATTCGACCTTCTTCCTAACAGATGGACGCTTTGCACTTGTTGAGGGCATGTTCTCAGATATGTCATATCGAAGCATACTCTATGAGTATGATGCAGAAACTAAACCAACCTCGATTGAACAGGTTGATGAAGTAATTGAAAGAATGATCGAGCCATATGTAAAGTTGAAGAATTTGAAATAG
- the trxA gene encoding thioredoxin: protein MPAAYIQNEAEFDALLNSESLFVVDCTASWCGPCKLIAPLIDQLADTYGDRVKVLKLDLDSNKEVAKRYGIRSIPAVMFFTQGDVAETLVGAKKYDEYDAALSKYLEA, encoded by the coding sequence ATGCCTGCTGCTTACATCCAAAATGAAGCCGAGTTTGATGCCTTACTGAATTCAGAGTCCTTGTTTGTGGTCGATTGCACTGCATCCTGGTGTGGTCCCTGCAAACTCATTGCTCCGCTGATCGATCAACTCGCCGATACATACGGCGATCGCGTCAAGGTTCTCAAGTTAGACTTAGATTCTAATAAAGAAGTCGCTAAGCGATATGGCATTCGCAGTATTCCCGCTGTGATGTTCTTTACTCAGGGTGATGTGGCAGAAACCCTGGTTGGTGCGAAAAAGTATGACGAATATGATGCTGCTTTAAGCAAGTATCTAGAAGCGTAG
- a CDS encoding S41 family peptidase, which translates to MTRQAGYYRFPTIHGDRVVFVCEDDLWSVPAAGGVASRLTANLGEVSRPYLSPDGSQLAFIGREEGHAEVYCLPAEGGVAQRLTFLGAQTSVVGWSRDGQSILFSSNSAQPFRRIFNLYAIDPQGGLPERLPYGLAHHIALGANGGVVLGRNTGDPARWKRYRGGTAGVLWIDPEGSGTFHKLLDLNGNLTAPMWVGDRIYFISDHEGIGNLYSCTPQGEDVQRHTDHSEYYARNASTDGSRIVYHAGAELFCFDPAIASTQKIEVEFHSPQVQRQRKFVEAGRYLEDYNLHPESHSTLITTRGKSFHFGNWEGAVLQLGQPDEGRYRLTRWLNDQKRFVTITDRAGIEALEIFNTDTDFPSERLDGLDLGRSIDLEVSPVADQVVLSNHRYELIWVDLETRQSRVLDRSPYYRIAGFCWSPDGQWVAYSCAETPQTFSIKLCHVQDGTVHRLTPPRFRDIEPNFDPEGKFLYFLSVREFNPVYDSIYFDLGFPLGMRPFLITLQKDTPSPFIPVPKPFRANGKNGSNGKSEAAKSEDSDASTDVPPEETGSDQPAPKTVTIDLDGIEHRIVGFPVPEGRYHQIIGVKGKVLFSSVPIQGSLDRRGWTSSEPEAKAVIDMYDFSEQKQDRVANDVTSFKVSKDGTLIYRSGNRLRVCAIAPLNGNGKGKEDHKPSRKTGWLDLKRIRSAVVPQQEWRQMFREIWRLQREQFWTADMSGVDWDHVYDRYTPWLEKVTTRSEFSDLIWEMQGELGTSHAYEMGGDYRKEPDYRLGFLGADFVYDAEQDVYRIEHIVRGDGWSDESDSPLNQVGLNLQEGDVLLAVAGRRVNRHRCPQELLVHQAHCEVTLTFASAESDASHTLTVKTLGDETQARYREWVEHNHRVVTEATDGRIGYVHIPDMGPKGYAEFHRYYLAEVHKPGLIVDVRYNGGGHVSQLILEKLARQRIGYDISRWGQPEPYPADSVLGPMVAIANEHAGSDGDIFSHCFKLMGVGTLIGKRTWGGVIGIFPRHTLVDHSVVTQPEYSFWFQDVGWGVENYGTDPDIEIDIAPHEWAQGKDPQLDKAIQLVLEQLEKNPVALPDFSDRPRLPLP; encoded by the coding sequence ATGACTAGACAAGCAGGTTATTATCGGTTCCCCACGATTCATGGCGATCGCGTTGTTTTTGTCTGTGAGGACGATCTGTGGAGTGTTCCTGCTGCGGGGGGTGTGGCAAGTCGGTTAACAGCCAACCTGGGTGAGGTCAGTCGTCCCTATTTGTCCCCAGATGGGAGTCAGTTGGCATTTATTGGGCGAGAAGAAGGGCACGCCGAGGTGTATTGTCTGCCTGCCGAAGGGGGTGTGGCTCAGCGATTAACCTTTTTGGGAGCGCAAACGTCCGTGGTGGGTTGGAGTCGCGATGGACAGTCCATCTTGTTTTCCAGCAATTCAGCGCAACCGTTTCGGCGCATCTTCAATCTCTATGCCATTGACCCGCAAGGAGGCTTACCAGAGCGATTGCCCTATGGTCTGGCGCATCACATTGCCCTGGGAGCCAATGGTGGGGTCGTGCTGGGCAGAAACACAGGTGATCCAGCCCGGTGGAAACGCTATCGCGGCGGTACGGCAGGCGTCCTGTGGATAGACCCGGAGGGTAGTGGCACATTCCACAAACTCTTAGACTTAAATGGCAACCTGACTGCGCCCATGTGGGTGGGCGATCGCATCTACTTCATCTCCGACCATGAGGGCATTGGCAACCTCTATTCCTGCACGCCCCAGGGTGAGGATGTGCAGCGACACACCGATCACTCGGAATACTATGCCCGTAACGCTTCAACCGATGGTTCCCGCATTGTCTATCATGCCGGAGCAGAGCTGTTTTGCTTTGATCCAGCGATCGCTTCGACTCAGAAAATTGAGGTAGAGTTTCACAGTCCACAGGTGCAGCGGCAACGCAAGTTTGTTGAAGCCGGTCGCTACTTAGAGGACTACAACCTGCATCCCGAAAGCCATTCAACCCTGATCACCACACGGGGCAAAAGCTTTCACTTCGGCAACTGGGAAGGAGCCGTGCTGCAACTGGGGCAACCTGATGAGGGACGCTATCGCCTGACGCGCTGGCTCAACGACCAAAAACGCTTTGTTACCATCACCGATCGCGCAGGGATAGAGGCACTGGAGATCTTCAACACTGACACTGACTTTCCCTCTGAGCGGTTAGATGGGCTAGATCTGGGGCGATCGATCGATTTGGAGGTGTCGCCTGTGGCGGATCAGGTGGTGTTATCGAACCATCGCTATGAGCTAATCTGGGTTGACTTAGAAACTCGCCAGAGCCGCGTGCTCGATCGCAGCCCGTATTACCGCATCGCTGGATTTTGCTGGTCGCCCGATGGTCAGTGGGTGGCTTACAGTTGTGCAGAAACGCCGCAGACCTTCTCCATCAAGCTATGCCATGTGCAGGATGGCACGGTGCATCGCCTCACGCCTCCCCGTTTCCGCGATATCGAACCCAACTTTGATCCAGAAGGTAAGTTTCTCTACTTCCTCTCGGTGCGCGAGTTTAACCCCGTCTACGACAGCATTTACTTTGATCTGGGGTTCCCCCTGGGGATGCGTCCTTTTCTGATTACGCTGCAAAAGGATACGCCATCTCCGTTTATTCCGGTTCCAAAGCCATTCCGGGCGAACGGCAAAAACGGCTCTAACGGCAAATCTGAGGCTGCAAAGTCTGAAGATAGCGATGCCTCGACGGATGTACCGCCGGAAGAAACGGGATCTGATCAACCCGCTCCTAAAACAGTCACCATTGACCTGGATGGTATCGAGCACCGCATCGTCGGCTTTCCGGTGCCAGAGGGACGTTATCACCAAATCATTGGGGTCAAAGGCAAGGTGCTGTTCAGTTCTGTGCCCATTCAGGGAAGCCTCGATCGCCGGGGTTGGACAAGCTCAGAGCCAGAAGCCAAAGCTGTTATTGATATGTACGATTTCAGCGAACAAAAGCAAGACCGGGTTGCCAATGATGTCACTAGCTTTAAAGTCTCCAAAGACGGCACGCTGATCTACCGTTCTGGCAATCGCTTGAGAGTGTGTGCGATCGCCCCCCTCAATGGCAACGGTAAAGGCAAAGAGGATCACAAACCCAGTCGCAAAACAGGTTGGCTCGACCTCAAGCGAATTCGCTCTGCTGTCGTGCCTCAGCAAGAGTGGCGGCAGATGTTTCGCGAGATCTGGCGATTGCAACGCGAGCAGTTTTGGACAGCAGATATGTCTGGCGTCGATTGGGATCACGTCTACGATCGCTACACTCCTTGGTTAGAAAAAGTGACCACTCGCTCCGAATTTTCTGACCTGATCTGGGAGATGCAGGGCGAATTGGGCACCTCTCATGCTTACGAAATGGGCGGTGACTACCGCAAAGAACCCGACTATCGACTGGGCTTTTTAGGAGCCGATTTTGTCTACGATGCAGAGCAAGACGTTTACCGCATCGAACACATTGTGCGCGGTGATGGCTGGAGCGATGAGTCAGACTCACCCCTCAATCAAGTCGGGCTGAACTTGCAGGAAGGCGATGTGTTGTTAGCCGTTGCTGGACGCCGTGTGAATCGCCACCGTTGCCCCCAAGAACTGCTCGTGCATCAGGCTCATTGTGAAGTCACTCTAACCTTTGCCAGTGCTGAATCAGACGCCTCCCACACGCTGACCGTGAAGACGTTAGGAGACGAAACGCAAGCCCGTTATCGGGAATGGGTTGAGCACAATCATCGTGTCGTCACCGAGGCTACTGACGGCAGAATTGGCTACGTCCACATCCCTGACATGGGCCCCAAAGGCTATGCCGAGTTTCACCGTTACTATCTGGCGGAAGTCCACAAACCGGGATTAATCGTAGATGTACGCTACAACGGCGGTGGTCACGTCTCGCAACTCATTCTTGAAAAACTGGCACGACAACGCATCGGTTACGACATCTCACGCTGGGGACAACCCGAACCTTATCCCGCTGATTCAGTGTTGGGGCCAATGGTGGCGATCGCCAACGAACACGCAGGCTCTGACGGGGATATCTTTAGCCACTGCTTCAAACTGATGGGCGTTGGTACGCTCATCGGCAAACGCACCTGGGGTGGTGTGATTGGTATCTTCCCGCGACACACCCTGGTCGATCACAGCGTCGTCACTCAACCCGAATATTCCTTCTGGTTCCAGGATGTCGGTTGGGGTGTTGAGAACTACGGCACTGACCCCGACATCGAAATCGACATCGCTCCTCACGAGTGGGCACAGGGCAAAGACCCGCAACTCGACAAAGCCATTCAACTCGTTTTGGAGCAGTTGGAGAAGAATCCTGTAGCGTTACCTGACTTTAGCGATCGCCCTCGACTGCCATTGCCGTAA